The stretch of DNA CGCCAAAGCTGAAGGCAAAGCCCTGAATCCGGTAACTGTAGAAGGACATTTGATTTCATTGTATAAAAAAGGGTATTCAGTAGATTTGATGAGGTTTACAAACGCCACCGCAGTGAGTGATATTCAGCAGGTACTACACCAAGACTTAGGTGAAGATGGTTTCAAGGGCATTCACGAACAGTTTGGTGGTAAATATTCTTATTTTGAGATTAGAATAGCTAAAGCTTTGTTGGGAGAGTAACAGGCAATGAACAAACCAACCGAGGTGGAGAAGAAAATATGGCAGTTACTGGCAAGTGTAGATGCCAAAAATGTAGAATTGGGTTTTCAGCTTTGCCTGATGCTGGGAGGAGAGCATAGTAAAAAAATAGCCTTAAGGCTGAGAATGTATCCGCTTTGGTGCGCAAAATATGGATTGGAAGAGGCCTATTGTTACCACCTTAAAGAACTCGATCTGAGCAACCAACACTTAGAGGTACTGCCCCCTGAAATTACCCGGTTTACTCATTTAGAAGTACTCGATTTATCCAATAATCGATTAAGCGCATTGCCCACTGATATAGGGCAACTCGCTCGTTTGGAATACTTGTGTGTAGACGCCAACTATTTGACCACCTTACCTGCCGAGATAGGACAATTGATCCGGCTTAAAGGTCTTTATTTAAGCGAGAACCATTTGCAGGTGATTCCTGATGCAATTGGGTGTTTAGAGCAATTGCAAATAATGAAACTGAACACCAATCAACTAAGTAAACTGCCTGAGTGCATAGGCGGTTTGTCTGGCTTGGTCGAGCTGCACCTAAAAGATAATCAGTTGACATATTTATCGCCTACTTTGCGCCAACTTACGACACTCGAAACACTAGACGTGAGTCATAACTATTTAAATACTTTTACCGAGGCAATGACAGCCTTAACCTCTCTAGTGAAACTGAACCTGGCTAAAAACAATATACGTCATATCCCTGAATCTATTCAACAATTAGCAAGGCTGGAGTGGCTTAATTTACGTTTAAACGATCTCAAAGAGCTACCTGCGTCTATTCGACAGTTGCACCATTTGCAGTTTCTAGACATAGCAGACAATCACCTTTCTTTGAAAGCAATGAACACTTTGAGGCAACATTTGCCTATGTGTGATATTTGGTAGTATTATTTTATTAGTATTTTATATATGAACCACCTTACCCAATCAATACCTGGCTTACAATACATTCCAGATTTTGTAGGTCAAACTACCCAAACCGCCCTGATAGAGGCTATAGATGCTTTGCCTTGGTTAACCGACCTGAAGCGAAGGGTGCAACACTATGGCTATAAGTATGATTACAAAAAACGAGCGATTGATGCTTCGATGAAAGTGGGTGATTTGCCCCATTGGGCACAAAAAATAGTACAGCAAGCTGTAGATGAGCAGCTGTTGTCTGAGTACTTTGACCAGATGATTATCAATGAATACCTGCCAGGGCAGGGCATTGCCAGGCATGTAGATTGCGAGCCTTGTTTTGACCATACCATTATGTCGGTGAGTTTGGGTACAGCTTGTGTCATGCATTTTAACTCACTGGAAGACAAAAATCTGGACGTACCAGTATTGTTGGCTCCCGGAAGCGCCATCTTGTTATCGGGTGATGCACGTTATCGGTGGCAGCACAGTATAAGAGCCAATAAAAGTGAAATGTTTGAAGGGCAAAAAATAGTCAGAGGTCGCAGGGTATCACTTACGTTTCGTAAGGTGATTATTCAGACATAATCCCCTTTATGGTAACTTTTCTAAAATAACTATGGCATCGTTGCTTAAAATCGGACATCGGTGTGAGGCAGCCATTGGCAAATCTGCTGTATATGCATAGGAGGCAAAGGATTGTAGCGAATGTCTAAAGTTTTGAGGTGTTGTAATTGTTGAATGCTTTTGGGCAATCTACTCAACTGATTGTTTCTTAATTGTAGCTTTACCAAACGATGCAAGTTGCCTATTTCGTTGGGCAGTGCCTGCAGCAAATTACTGGTAAGGTCTAGCTCTCTCATTTGTTGCCATTGTCCTATTTCAGGAGGCAACACTTGTAGTTGATTGCGTACCAATGATACATATTGTAGGTTTTTGAGCTGCCCTATACTGGTGGCCGATAAGCTTTGCAATTGATTGTATTGTAGGTGCAACACTTTTAACTGCTGTAGGTTGCCCAAGCTCTCCGGGCAGTTTTTTAGGGCGTTGAACGAAACATCGAGGCTACTTAAATGTGGTAAGTCACCAATAGATTGTGGTAAGTGTGACATATTGAGGTTGCTTAGCCTAAGTATGTCCATAGTTTGCAAAGGTTCAACCAAACCCATTTTTAGGCACAAATAGCGTTTGTAGCGCGAGTTTCTCATTTCCTGGTACAACACCTGTGGCACACCTACTCCTTGCATGAGAGTAAAGGCAAGGTGTATATTATTTTCATTGTCATTGGTGAGCAAGTAAAACAAGTGTTTTATTTCTTCTACGGAAAGGTTGGTGGTAGCTTGGGGGCGCATGGAATGTAATTTTTGTACTTGAATAGTGGGTAATATGA from Microscilla marina ATCC 23134 encodes:
- a CDS encoding leucine-rich repeat domain-containing protein, whose amino-acid sequence is MNKPTEVEKKIWQLLASVDAKNVELGFQLCLMLGGEHSKKIALRLRMYPLWCAKYGLEEAYCYHLKELDLSNQHLEVLPPEITRFTHLEVLDLSNNRLSALPTDIGQLARLEYLCVDANYLTTLPAEIGQLIRLKGLYLSENHLQVIPDAIGCLEQLQIMKLNTNQLSKLPECIGGLSGLVELHLKDNQLTYLSPTLRQLTTLETLDVSHNYLNTFTEAMTALTSLVKLNLAKNNIRHIPESIQQLARLEWLNLRLNDLKELPASIRQLHHLQFLDIADNHLSLKAMNTLRQHLPMCDIW
- a CDS encoding alpha-ketoglutarate-dependent dioxygenase AlkB: MNHLTQSIPGLQYIPDFVGQTTQTALIEAIDALPWLTDLKRRVQHYGYKYDYKKRAIDASMKVGDLPHWAQKIVQQAVDEQLLSEYFDQMIINEYLPGQGIARHVDCEPCFDHTIMSVSLGTACVMHFNSLEDKNLDVPVLLAPGSAILLSGDARYRWQHSIRANKSEMFEGQKIVRGRRVSLTFRKVIIQT
- a CDS encoding leucine-rich repeat domain-containing protein; this encodes MRPQATTNLSVEEIKHLFYLLTNDNENNIHLAFTLMQGVGVPQVLYQEMRNSRYKRYLCLKMGLVEPLQTMDILRLSNLNMSHLPQSIGDLPHLSSLDVSFNALKNCPESLGNLQQLKVLHLQYNQLQSLSATSIGQLKNLQYVSLVRNQLQVLPPEIGQWQQMRELDLTSNLLQALPNEIGNLHRLVKLQLRNNQLSRLPKSIQQLQHLKTLDIRYNPLPPMHIQQICQWLPHTDVRF